Below is a window of Candidatus Flexicrinis affinis DNA.
GTAGGAACCCCAGCGGGATCAGCCAGCGCTGCGGCAGATGCTTCAAATAGGGGGCCATGGATGCGCTGTACAGGGCGTGACGGGAGTTGACGACCAGCGTGGTGACGATTATCAGCACGGCCGACGCACCCTGCCCCCACAGCGTCGCGCCGATGAACTGCGACGATCCGGCGAACACGAACAGCGACATGCCCATCACGGCCAGCGGAGACAGGCCGACGCTAATCGCAAACGCGCCGAAGATCAGGCCGAACGGGATCGCCCCCGCGACCATCGGAAGCACGGCGATCAGCCCCGCCGCGAACTCTTTCCATCGCGCCGACCAGGGCGCCGCACCTACTGTCGTGATATCCATGGTGCCCATTATTCACGGGCGCAATTGCAAACTGTAGTGCCAATTGCCGCTCACTTGACCGACCACCCACCGGCGCGCAATTGCGCATCGGCTGATAAAATAGCGATTGAAACGACTCCAAAGGGCTTCCGCCCTCTGGACTCCCTTTTCTGCGATTTCAAGTCGCTGGCGACTTGAAATCGCGAGCAAAGAGGTGCAGGAGTGCAAGCTCCTGCCGGGGTGCGGGGCAGCGCCCCGCGATGGTATTCAGCGGCGAGGGTGGAGCAGGCAAACGGCATGAGCGATTCGCTGACCGGGGTGGTGGAGCGCACCACGTTCTATAACCCTGCCAACGGTTACAGCGTGGTGAAGATCACGCCAGACAAGAAGATGCCCGGTGTGGCCGCCCGCGACGGTACGGTGACGGTCGTCGGCACGCTGCCGGAACTGGCCCCGGGCGAGCCAGTCGAGTTCACCGGCTTGTGGATCGAGGACGCCAAGTACGGCAAGCAGTTCCGCGCCGAGACGTTCTCGCCCAGCCAACCGCGCAGCCTTGACGGCATCCGCCGCTACCTCGCCAGCGGCATTGTGAAAGGCATCGGCGAGGCCACCGCCGACAAGATCGTCAAGCACTTCGGCGAGGACACCATCACGATCCTCAACGCGGACCCCGACCGCCTGCGCGACGTCCACGGCCTAAAGGCCAGCCTCGCCGACAAACTGGCGAAGGCGTGGGCCGAGAACGCCGGCGTGCGCCAAACGATGATCTTTCTGCAGGACTTCGGCGTCTCGAGCAAAATGGCGAAGCGCATCTTCGACCACTACGGCGTCGCGGCCATCGAGACGGTCAAGCAGAATCCCTACGTGCTGGCCGACGAGGTGTTCGGCATCGGCTTCATCCGCGCCGATCAGCTCGCCCGCGCCATGGGCATCAAGCCGGACGCGCCGGAGCGCATCCGCGCCGGGCTGGCCTACGCGCTCAACCAGCTTTCCGGAGAGGGTCACACGTGCGCCCCGCATGACGTGCTCGTCAAGGAGGCGCTCAAGCTGCTGTCGCTGGAATCCGGCTTAGAGAACCTTGTCGAACAAGCCATCGGCGAGCAGACCTTCCGCGGCGATCTGATCAGCGAGACGTTGGACTTCAACGGCGAGCCGGTCGAGATGATTTATCTGCCGCGCTTCCACACCGCCGAGACCAAGGCAGCCAAGCGGCTGCGTGCGGTGTACAAGACGACCTCGCCGATTCAGCTCAAGCACAAGAAGACCGACTGGGACAAGCTGCTCAAGAAGCTGAGCACGCGCGACCGCATCGGCCTGAGCGACCAGCAGAAAGGCGCGGTGATCGCCGCGCTGACGTCCAAGCTCAGCGTGCTGACCGGCGGCCCCGGCACCGGCAAGACCACCACGCTCAAGATGGTGCTGGAGGCGTTGGACGAAGGCGACTTCGAGGTGGCGTTGGCATCGCCAACCGGGCGCGCCGCCAAGCGCCTGAGCGAAGCGACCGGCAGGCAGGCCTACACCGTCCACCGCCTGCTCGGGTACGGCGGCGAGGGCTTCGCCTATGACGACAGCGCGCCGCTGGAGGCCGACTTCGTGATCGTCGACGAGGCCTCGATGCTGGACGTGCAGCTGCTGTTCGCCCTGACGCGCGCGCTCAAACCCGAGGCGCATCTGCTGCTCGTGGGCGACATCGACCAGCTTCCGAGCGTCGGCCCCGGCAACGTCCTGCGAGATATGATCGAAAGCGGCCTCGCCCACGTCACGCGGCTTGAGGTGATCTTCCGGCAGGACGAAGGCAGCCACATCGTCCTGAACGCGCACCGCATCAACAACGGCGACGCGCCCTTCATGGACAACCGTTCCAACGACTTTTTCTTCTTTGTCGACACCGATGCAACCGGCGCGGCCGAGCTGCTGGTGGATGTTGTCATCAACCGTTTGCCGGCCAAGTTCGGCGTTGACCCGCTGGACACCGTGCAGGTCATCGCCCCGATGTACCGAGGTCCGGCCGGTGTCGACTCGCTCAACATGGTGCTGCAGCGGGCGCTCAACGGAAATCCGGCGCTCGCCAGCAAACGCTTCGGCGACCGCACGTATCGTACCGGCGACAAGGTCATGCAGACGCGCAACAACTACGAGAAGGACGTCTACAACGGCGACATCGGGCGCATCAGCGGGTTCGACTTCGAGGAAAGCACGATGGAGGTCGTGTTCGACGGCCGTTACGTGATCTACGAGTTCCACGAGGTCATCGAGGAACTGACGCTGGCGTACTGCATCAGCACGCACAAGAGCCAAGGCTCGGAATACCCGATCGTGGTGATGCCGGTCGTCAAGCAGCACTACATGATGCTGCAGCGCAACCTGCTGTACACGGCGATCACGCGCGCCCGGCAGGCGGTCGTGCTGGTCGGCGACAAGCAGGCCGTGTACATGGCCGTCTCCAACAGCAAAGTGACCCGCCGGTACGGGGGTCTCCTTCACTTCCTAACTGCGTAGGGACGCGTGCCGGCGCGTCATGGCCGCGGGACTAATGCCCGGTGAGAGAAATCCCGCCGCTCAGGCACCGGCCTCCGCAAATCGAACAGACTTTCGGTATAATGTGACGTGAAGCAATAGGTTCTCGGAGTAGTGTGTGAATAACAGGCCGCCGGAGCCTCCTCAGCGGGGAGGCGACAAGAAGGATCCCAAGACCACTCCGCCCCCCTCACCCTTCGGGAATGCACAGCGAATCTGGCTGGCGGTAGGGGCGTTCGTGCTGCTGCTCTTCCTGCTCATGATCGCCAACAACCGGGGCGCAGGCGGGGGAGCCGATCTGCTGACGTACAACGAACTTGCGCGGCTGATTCAACAGGGCCGCGTAACGCGCTTGGTCACCAGCGACAACGGCGAGGTCGTCGTACAGGTCGAGGGGCGCAATCAGCCGCTCCGCACGTTCAAAGAGCCGCTGATCAACCTGCGCGAGGAGATGTACGCGCTTGGCGTGACCGAGGACGAATGGCGTTCGATTGACGAAACGAGCGCCGTCCCCAGCGACAACACGTCCAGCGTGATCCTCAATCTCGCCATTGCCATCATCCCGACCCTGCTGATCGTGTGGCTGTTATGGCGCATGATGCGCTCGGTCCGCGTCGGGCAGGATCAGGCGATGAGCTTCGGCCGCAGCCGCGCACGCGTCAACCGCGACGTCGAGCGCCCGCAGGTCACGTTTGCGGACGTCGCCGGCGCGGAGGAAGCGAAGGAAGAGCTCAAGGAAGTCGTCGAGTTCCTCAAAGAGCCGGACAAGTTCATCCGCCTCGGTGCGCGCGTGCCGAAGGGCGTACTGATGGTCGGGCCGCCGGGGACGGGCAAAACGCTGATGGCGCGCGCCGTGGCCGGTGAGGCCGGCGTGCCGTTCTTCAGCATCAGCGGGTCGGAGTTCGTCGAGATGTTCGTCGGTGTCGGCGCGAGCCGCGTGCGCGACCTGTTCGACCGCGCCAAGGCCGAAGCACCCGCCATCGTGTTCGTGGACGAAATCGACGCGGTCGGCCGTCATCGCGGCGCCGGCTTGGGCGGCGGGCACGACGAGCGCGAGCAAACCCTGAACCAAATTCTGGTCGAGATGGACGGCTTCGAGACCGGCACCAACGTCATCGTGCTGGCGTCGACCAACCGGCCCGACATCCTCGATCCGGCGCTGCTGCGCCCGGGCCGTTTCGACCGCAAGGTCGTGATGGACAACCCGGACGTCAAGGGCCGCCTCGACATCCTCAAAGTGCACGCCAAAGGCAAGCCGCTGGCGCAAAGCGTCGACCTCGAGGCGATCGCCAAGATCACCCCGGGCTTCAGCGGCGCCGACCTCGAAAACCTGATCAACGAGGCCGCGATTCTGGCCGCCCGCCGCAACCTGAAGAACATCGGCATGTCCGAGCTTCAGGAAGCGATGGAGCGTGTGATCATGGGGCCGGAGCGCAAAACGCGCGTGATCAGCGAGAACGAGAAGAAGAAGATCGCCTATCACGAGGCTGGCCACGCCATCTTGCAGCACGTGCTCGAATACGCCGACCCGGTGCATAAGATCACGATTGTGCCGCGCGGGCGTGCTGGCGGGTACGTGATGAGCCTGCCCGACAGCGATACCATGCTCAAGAGCCGCGAGGAGTTCGAGGACGACATCGTGGCGGCGATGGGCGGGCGTGCCGCCGAAGAGATCGTGTTCAACCAGCTCACGACCGGCGCCAGCAACGACCTTCAACAGGCGACGCGCATCGCCCGCGCGATGGTCACCAAGTTCGGCATGAGCGAACTGCTCGGGCCGCGCAGCTACGACAGCAGCAGCGGCAACATATTCCTCGGCCGCGAGCTGAGCGAGATGCGCGAGTACAGCGAACACTACGCCGAGGAGATCGACAACGAGGTCCGCAGCATCTTGCAGCGCTGCTACGACCGCGCCAAGACGATCCTGTCCGACAGCCGCGAAAAGCTCGACACGCTGGCCGATGCGCTGATCGAGCACGAGACGCTCGACCGCAGCACGTTCGAAACGCTGATGACGAACCTATCTGGCCAGCAGGGCGCGCAGACGCCGGCGATGTTCGACACGCAGCCCCCGCAGGAGTAGCGCGGGCAAAGACACTGCACAGAACGGGCGGCCAATGGGTCGCCCGTGTGATTCTCCGCACCGGTCCATCGCTTCATTGGGGCGCTGCCCCAAACCCCGCCAGAAGGCTTACGCCCTCTGGACTCCCATTCCGCGAATTCGATGCGTATGCGCATCGAATTCGCAGTAACGGGGTCAAGGGGTGCAAACCCCTTGTGGAGGTGTGGAGGCGAAGCCGTTGCGCGGTCCTGAAAGCATGACAGCCGGCATGCCGGATCTAGGTCCAATGGCAGTGTACGCCTGTGCGCCTCACGCGTATAATCGGCCGCATTCGGAAGGGTTCTGAATAGCGCAAACAGGAGAGATTTGTCATGGCACTTGGACGCAGCAAGATTACGGTGGTCGGCGCGGGCAACGTGGGCGCCAGCGTGGCGATGTGGATCACCGAAGAAGAGCTGGGCGATGTCGTGCTGGTCGACATCATCGAAGGCGCGGCGAAGGGCAAGGCGCTCGACCTGCTCGAGGCTGGCCCGGTCAACAAGTTCGACATCCGTATCACCGGCTCGGGTGGCTACGAAGAGACTGCCAACAGCGACGTCGTGGTGATAACCGCCGGCGTGCCGCGCAAGAAGGACCCGGTCACCGGCAAGTTCCCCAGCCGCGACGAACTGGTCAAGACCAATCAGGAGATCGTCGGCAGCGTGGCCCGCGAGGTCGCCAAGTATTCGCCGAACGCGATCGTGATCGTCGTCAGCAATCCGCTCGACGCGATGTGCCACGTCGTGCTTAAGGAGACTGGCTTCCCGAGCAACCGCGTGATCGGCATGGCCGGCGCGCTGGACACCGCCCGCTACAAGACGTTCATCGCCGAGGCGCTCAGCGTCAGCGTGCGTGACGTGCACGGTATCGTGCTCGGCGGCCACGGCGACGAGATGGTTCCCCTGCCGCGCCACACCAGCATCGCCGGGATCCCTGTGCGCGAACTGCTGGCCGAGGACAAGCTGCAGGCGATCATCGAGCGCACCCGCAAGGGCGGCGGCGAGATCGTCGGCCTGCTGGGTTACAGCGGCTACTATGCCCCCGCCGCCGGCGTGGTCGAGATGGTCGCGTCGATCGTGAAGGATCAGAAGCGCATCATCCCGTCGGCCGTCCTGCTCAGCGGCCAGTACGGCTACAACGATCTGTACATCGGCGTGCCGGCAGTGCTCGGCTCGACCGGTGTCGAGAAGGTCATCGAGATGCAGCTTGACGATGCCGAAAAGGCGATGCTCGACAAGAGCGCCAAGGCCGTCGCCGACGTGGTGGGCGTCCTCGGGTACTAAGAAGCCGATTGAGAAGTAGTGTGTAGGCGTTGCCTCCACACCTCCACAAGGGGTTTGCACCCCTTGACCCCATCTCTGCGGATTGTCCTCGCACGCGAGGACAATCCGCGAGTACGGGAGGCCGGAGGGCGAAAGCCTTCCGGCAGGGTTTGGGACAGCGTCCCAACCTGAAAGCCCCTTTTCAAACTGTCTCTAAGGGCAGTGCTGAATATCGAGTGCTGAGTGCTGAGCAAAAGCGGGCACAGAGCGCCGTGAGATCACAGAGGGGCGGGCCGATGGCTCGCCCTTTGCGTTGTATGGCGCAGATTCCGGACGCGATATATCGCGTCCACACCGCGGCGGTTTGCGGGGTATGCGCGGCGAGCAAGACACGCGCCGAAATCCGAAAGCCCCTCTCCACGGGAGAGGGGTTGGGGTGAGGTTTCGGTGGAGAGGGGTTGGGGCTGAGGGTCGGGCGGCTCGCCCCTACAGCCTCCCGACGCACGCGGTAGAATAGGGTAATGTGTCGTTTTCTCCCCTGCGCCCCTCGTGGGAGGGGGCCGGGGGGTGAGGGAGTCTCATGCGCAGTCCATTACGCGCCATCCTTGACCGTCAACCTGTCGTCGTGCTGGACGGCGCGCTGGCGACCGAGCTTGAAGCGCGCGGGTGCGACCTGCACGATCCGCTGTGGTCGGCGCGGGTGCTGATCGAACAGCCCGAGCTGATCCGGCAGGTGCACGCCGACTACTACGCCGCCGGCGCGGACGTCGCCACGACCGCCAGCTATCAGGCGACGTTCGAGGGGTTCGCGCGGCGCGGATTCTCCGAGTCGCAGGCGGCCGACCTGATGCGCCTCTCGGTGGCGCTGGCGATCGAAGCGCGCGATGCCTTCTGGGCCGATCCGGCCAACCGGGCGAATCGCGTGCGCCCGTTGGTGGCCGCGTCGGTCGGGCCGTACGGCGCATTCTTGGCCGATGGCAGCGAGTATCGCGGCGACTACGCGCTGGACGAGGACGGGCTGGTCGCGTTCCACCGCGCGCGGTTCGGCGTACTGGCGGGGTCCGGCGCCGACCTGCTGGCCTGCGAGACGATCCCGTGCCTGAGCGAGGCACGCGCCCTGCTGCGCCTGCTGGACGCGCATCCGGGCACGTGGGCGTGGATCAGCTTCTCGTGCACGGACGGCGCGCATCTGAGCAGCGGCGAGTCGTTCTCGGAGGCCGCGGCGCTCGTCGGAACGCATCCGCAGGTGGCCGCGGTCGGCGTCAACTGCACGGCCCCGCGCTTCATCCTCGATCTGATCCGCGCCGCGCGCGCCGCAACCAGCATACCGGTTGCCGTGTATCCCAACAGCGGCGAGGATTACGACCCGGTCACCAAGACGTGGCAGGGCGAGCGCGCCTGCGACGCCTTTGCCGACGATGCGCGCAGCTGGTTCGATGCCGGTGCCCGCGTGATCGGCGGGTGCTGCCGCACGACACCGGCGCACATCCGGGCGGTCACGGACGAGATCATGCGTTTCCAGTCCCGCTGAGCCGGTTGGCACACTTCGGACCTACGCGCTGCCCGGGTAAGCCACGCTATACTCCACGCGGACAGATCCAATACCGGAAGGTGCGTGCATGATTCACCATCTGCAACCCGAGCGCAGGACGCTTCACGGGCACTTCTCGCGCGATCTTGCCCCGGTGCTGACGATCTCATCCGGGGATACGGTCGTGTGTTCGACGCTGGACGCAGGCTGGGGGATGGAACCGTTCGCCGGGGGCGCGTATACCCCGCGCAAAGAGTTCGAAGGGCGCAGCGCGCCGCTGGATGACGGCCACGCGTTGATCGGGCCGATCGAAATCCGCGAGGCACAGCCCGGCATGACGCTCGAAGTGTACGTCGACGCGCATGTGCCCGGGCCGGGCGGCTCATGCCTTGCCGAGGGCTGGCTCACTGTCTTCAACGAGCAATACGGCCTGCTCGATCGGGGATCGTCCACGCATGGACGCTGGACAACGAGCGCAGGGTCGGGCGCAATCAGCACGGGCACACGGTCGCGCTGCGTCCGTTCATGGGCGTGATGGGGATGCCGCCTGCCGAGCACGGATCTTTCCGACCGCTCCGCGCGCGCCACGGCGGCAACATGGACTGCCGCGATTTGGTCGCCGGCAGCCGGCTGCCTACCGATCGCCGTCCCCGGCGGACTGTTCTCGGTCGGTGACGGGCATGCGGCGCAGGGGCACGGCGAGATTAGCGGGACGGCCATCGAGTGCCCGATGGATCGCGTCGAATTGACGTTCCGCGTGCACGACGACTTTCCGATCGAAGCGCCGGTCGCCAGAACGCCGGACGCCTGGATTGCCATGGGCTTGACGCGGATCTGGAGAATGCGACGTTCGCGGCCATTGACTCAATGCTCGGGCTGATGGAGTCGAATTTCGGCATCAGCCGCCGCGACGCGCTGGCGCTGGCGTCCGTGGTCGTCGACCTGCACGTCACCCAGATCGTCAACGGCGTGTGCGGCGTCCATGCCGCCCTGCCGATCGGGTCGATTGGCGGTATGTGGTAGACCGCTGTACGGAGGGTCGAAGGTGCTTGAGAAGCCGGACATCGACGACGCGCTGATCGTCGCCTGCCTGCACGACGCATGGGAGTAGACGCGCGCACGCTCGATTTCTTGCCTATCGGCGCGCACGCCAACACGGCGGGCTACCGCGCAGAGACAACCGACAGTCCGTTGTTCGTCAAGCTGCGGCGCGGCGATTTCAACGCGGCGACCGTGACCGTCCCCAAGGCGCTGCATGACGCCGGCGTGACGCACGTCATCGCCCCCCATCGCGAACCGGCACGGGCGCTGTCGTCGCCCGTGGTGGACGGGCAGCTCGCCGTGTTTCCGTTTGTCGACGGCGCGGACGGCTGGGAGCGCGTGCTGATCGCCACCGATTGGATCGCGTTCGGGCGCGCGCTCAAGCACTTCCCACGGCACCCCTTCCCGCACACGTGACCGCGCAGATCCCGCACGACACATTCGATCCTGTATGGCGGGACAAGGTCGCCGCGCTGCTGAACGCGCTCGACTGGTGGCCGTTGGACGATCCGGTGACGTACGGGTTGGCCGACCTGCTGCGCGAGCGCCAGCCGCAGATCGAGGCGCTTATCAGCCACGCGCGTGTATTGGCGGGACATCTGCGTTCGCATCCGCTGCCGTTGATCGTCTGTCACGGCGATATCCACGTCGGCAACGTCTTGATCACGCCCGACGGCACGCTGTACCTCGTGGACTGGGACACGCTGATCCGCGCGCCAAAGGAACGCGACCTGATGTTCGTCGGCGCGGGCTTGGGCAGCAGCGATCCGATCGGGCCGGATGAGCAGGCGGCGTTGTTCTACGAGGGTTACGGCTCGACGGACGTCGATACTTCGGCGCTGGCGTACTACCGCTGCGAACGGATCGTCGAGGACATTGCCGCGTACTGCGAGCAGATCCTGCTCACGCTGCCGGATAATGCCGACCGTGCCAATGGTCTCGCCCAGCTTGCGGGTCAGTTCACGCCGGAAGTGTCGTGGACATCGCGCTGGCGACGGCCGAACGGGCCGCCGGTATGCGGATGATTTGAGTGAGGGGCGATGTCACGGGGTGAAGCAGCAGCCAACCTGTTGGTGACGGTGGTCGCGATGACGCCGCTGATGCTGCTGGCGTGGCGGGTAATTCCGCCGGTCGCCGCTGCCGCCCGGTCACGGCCCGGCGCGGTATCGGGCGCTGCGTATCCGGATCGGCGCCGGTGCGCTGATCGCGGTTGGCTTGGGCCTGATGCTTTGGTTCGGCCTGCAGTTGCTTGCCGCGCGCGAATGATCGTGCCGCTGAGGGGCGGGTAGGATCGATGTCGCGTTGTCTAAGCCACGGTTCGGAAGTCGAGGGCGTTGGTCTCCCATTTCGCAGCCTTGAACGAGCGATAGACCTGCAAGATGGTAGACCAAATCTTTCAGCGTACGAACACCGGCGTAGCCATATTGGTGAGGTGTTTCACACCCCGACGTACGGCTGTACCACGAACCAGATACCGACGACGACGAGGAACGCGCCATAGAGCTGCTTCATGCGCGCGGCCGACAGACCGATCGCGATACGTGCTCCGCCTAACGCCCCGACCGCCAACCCGACCGCGACCGGCACCGCGACCAGCACGTCCAACGTCCCCGCAGCGGCATAGCGCAGCACACCCGGCAGGCCGACCGGCAGCAGCAGCGCGCCGAGCGACGACCCGACCGCGCGCTTGTGCGGAAAGCCGAAGAATCCGACCAGTGCCGGCACGATCACAATGCCGCCGCCGATCCCGAACATGCCGGACAGGACGCCTGCGCCCAACCCGAGCGCGAACAGCCCCCACCACGGCGTGCTGGACGTGTCGGCGTCGTCGCTGACCGGCGCGGCAGGCTTGCCCCGGCTGAACACACCGAGAAAGCGCAGGCCCATAATGACCACGAACACGCCGTACGCCTGTTTGAACAGCGTGGCCGGCAGCGCCAGCGTGATCTCCGCGCCGATGATGGTCGTCAACACAAGCCCGACTGCCACCCACGCCGACGCGCGAATGTCGAGTAGTCCCTTGCGCCGGTACTCCAGCACAGCGAAGATGCCGACCGGCAGCAGCAGCGCCGCCAGCGACGTCGCGACGGCGGTCTTGGCGTCGAACGCGAGCAGCAGCGTTAACGCCGGGACGATGACGATGCCGCCGCCGATCCCGAACAATCCGCTGAACACCCCCGCGCCCAGCCCGAGCACGAGCAGCAGTAAGAAATTATCCATCTGATTGACCTAACGAGACCGATATACCCGGCCCAGTGTACCCAACTCCGCCGCACCGGGGGATCGCAATGGTTCACGGATACGGCATGCCAGACGTCACGTTGAGTTTTCAGAAATTAGGTATCCATCGTCAGTGATCAGGCGCCGAAGGTTGCGTAGGGGCGCAGCATGCTGCGCCCGTTTCGTCCGCCCGCCTCAATCTGGCCCATTCATCAAGGCCGCCATACACGCGCCACGCCGTCCAGAATAAGGTCAGTCCGTCCCGACAGCGCCGGGGCGTCCAATGTCAGAACCGGCACGCCGATGCGTTCGAGGATCCGAAGTAGATGTGCTGGCACCGGGGCAAACTGATCCCGGTCTGCTGCGATCACTGCCGCGATATCCGCGCCGGCGTTGGCAAGCCAGCGGCCCGCGACCAGCGCCCCGCCGCCATTTCCCCCTTTTCCAGCCAGCACGACAACCCGTTTGCCCAGCGGATTGCCGTGCAAGTACTTATCGCGCGCGACTTCGTGCAGGCTGCGCCCGGCATGTTCCATCATCTGGATCAGATCGATGCCGTACACCTCAATCATGAGACGGTCGACCTCGCGCATTTGCGCGGCGGTAACCGCCGGAATCTCCACACGCGATAACGGAATCATTGACCGTCGCTTCCCGGATTGAGTGACTCGCGCTGCTTCGATGGACACACCACCGTGCCGTACGAACAGAAGACACAGCAGTCGCCCGCCAAGGGTCGAAATACGCTGTTGCAGTGCGGGCACTGATACATGAACTGGCAGGTGTCTTCCGGCATGGTCTCGGTGGTGGATAATCCGCACACCGGACAGATGATCGTAGATGTGAGAACGATATCCATGTTTTACCACTTCCATTCTGAGTGCATGTTCAGTATAGCGAGCGCAATGTCGCTTGAATGTCGGCATTCCGACAGACATGCACAAACAAGCACGGTATGACCTTACCCCAGTTTAGCGGACGGAGAAAATGTCCGTTAGACTGAGCGTAAGGAGAGGACGATGGGACGCTACAAGAAGTACACCGAGGAGTTCAAGCGGGACGTATTGGCGATGGTGGCGGAGAAGACGCGGACGATCGCGCAGATCGAACGCGACCTGGATCTGACGCCGGGGCTGATCTACAAGTGGCAGCGCTACCGGGTGCAGGACGAGCGGCTGGAACTGAGCGAAGCGCGGGCGGAGCAAGCGGAGCTGCGACGGTTGAAGCGCGAGCTGGAGATCGTCAAGCAGGAGCGGGATATCCTAAAAAAAGCCATCCAGGTGTTCTCGCGGGGGGAGTTGTGAGCCGCTACCGGTTCATCGCCGAGGAGCGGGCGGTGTATCCGGTGCGTCGGATGTGTGCGGTGCTGAAGGTGTCGGTGAGCGGGTTCTACGACTGGCTGAAACGCACGCCCAGCCGTCGCGCGCAAGCCAATCACGGGTTGAGCGCACGGATCCGAGCGGTCCATGAGGCGAGCCGCCAGACCTATGGCACACTGCGCGTTCAGGCGGAACTGCGGGCACACGGTGAGCGGGTGGGCAAGCACCGGATTGCGCGGCTGATGCGCCAGATGGGCTTACAGACCAAAGGGCGGCGGCGCTTCAAGACGACCACTCAGCGCGATGCGACACACCGCCGCGCTCCGAACCTGCTGGCGGGCGATTTCACGGCCAAGCAGTCGAACGAAAAGTGGCTGTCGGATATCACCTACATCGCAACCCGCGAGGGATGGCTGTATCTGGCAGGCATTCAAGATGTGTTTTCACGGCGCATTGTGGGGTGGGCGATGAGTGACCGCCCGACCAAAACACTGGTCTGTGACGCGTGGAGGCTGGCGGTGGGGCGGCGTGGTGCACCGCGCTTGCACCATTCCGACCAGGGCAGTCAATACACCAGCGACGACTACCTGAGTCTGTTGGAGAACGA
It encodes the following:
- a CDS encoding ATP-dependent RecD-like DNA helicase, translating into MSDSLTGVVERTTFYNPANGYSVVKITPDKKMPGVAARDGTVTVVGTLPELAPGEPVEFTGLWIEDAKYGKQFRAETFSPSQPRSLDGIRRYLASGIVKGIGEATADKIVKHFGEDTITILNADPDRLRDVHGLKASLADKLAKAWAENAGVRQTMIFLQDFGVSSKMAKRIFDHYGVAAIETVKQNPYVLADEVFGIGFIRADQLARAMGIKPDAPERIRAGLAYALNQLSGEGHTCAPHDVLVKEALKLLSLESGLENLVEQAIGEQTFRGDLISETLDFNGEPVEMIYLPRFHTAETKAAKRLRAVYKTTSPIQLKHKKTDWDKLLKKLSTRDRIGLSDQQKGAVIAALTSKLSVLTGGPGTGKTTTLKMVLEALDEGDFEVALASPTGRAAKRLSEATGRQAYTVHRLLGYGGEGFAYDDSAPLEADFVIVDEASMLDVQLLFALTRALKPEAHLLLVGDIDQLPSVGPGNVLRDMIESGLAHVTRLEVIFRQDEGSHIVLNAHRINNGDAPFMDNRSNDFFFFVDTDATGAAELLVDVVINRLPAKFGVDPLDTVQVIAPMYRGPAGVDSLNMVLQRALNGNPALASKRFGDRTYRTGDKVMQTRNNYEKDVYNGDIGRISGFDFEESTMEVVFDGRYVIYEFHEVIEELTLAYCISTHKSQGSEYPIVVMPVVKQHYMMLQRNLLYTAITRARQAVVLVGDKQAVYMAVSNSKVTRRYGGLLHFLTA
- the ftsH gene encoding ATP-dependent zinc metalloprotease FtsH — translated: MIANNRGAGGGADLLTYNELARLIQQGRVTRLVTSDNGEVVVQVEGRNQPLRTFKEPLINLREEMYALGVTEDEWRSIDETSAVPSDNTSSVILNLAIAIIPTLLIVWLLWRMMRSVRVGQDQAMSFGRSRARVNRDVERPQVTFADVAGAEEAKEELKEVVEFLKEPDKFIRLGARVPKGVLMVGPPGTGKTLMARAVAGEAGVPFFSISGSEFVEMFVGVGASRVRDLFDRAKAEAPAIVFVDEIDAVGRHRGAGLGGGHDEREQTLNQILVEMDGFETGTNVIVLASTNRPDILDPALLRPGRFDRKVVMDNPDVKGRLDILKVHAKGKPLAQSVDLEAIAKITPGFSGADLENLINEAAILAARRNLKNIGMSELQEAMERVIMGPERKTRVISENEKKKIAYHEAGHAILQHVLEYADPVHKITIVPRGRAGGYVMSLPDSDTMLKSREEFEDDIVAAMGGRAAEEIVFNQLTTGASNDLQQATRIARAMVTKFGMSELLGPRSYDSSSGNIFLGRELSEMREYSEHYAEEIDNEVRSILQRCYDRAKTILSDSREKLDTLADALIEHETLDRSTFETLMTNLSGQQGAQTPAMFDTQPPQE
- a CDS encoding sulfite exporter TauE/SafE family protein — encoded protein: MDNFLLLLVLGLGAGVFSGLFGIGGGIVIVPALTLLLAFDAKTAVATSLAALLLPVGIFAVLEYRRKGLLDIRASAWVAVGLVLTTIIGAEITLALPATLFKQAYGVFVVIMGLRFLGVFSRGKPAAPVSDDADTSSTPWWGLFALGLGAGVLSGMFGIGGGIVIVPALVGFFGFPHKRAVGSSLGALLLPVGLPGVLRYAAAGTLDVLVAVPVAVGLAVGALGGARIAIGLSAARMKQLYGAFLVVVGIWFVVQPYVGV
- the mmuM gene encoding homocysteine S-methyltransferase, with translation MRSPLRAILDRQPVVVLDGALATELEARGCDLHDPLWSARVLIEQPELIRQVHADYYAAGADVATTASYQATFEGFARRGFSESQAADLMRLSVALAIEARDAFWADPANRANRVRPLVAASVGPYGAFLADGSEYRGDYALDEDGLVAFHRARFGVLAGSGADLLACETIPCLSEARALLRLLDAHPGTWAWISFSCTDGAHLSSGESFSEAAALVGTHPQVAAVGVNCTAPRFILDLIRAARAATSIPVAVYPNSGEDYDPVTKTWQGERACDAFADDARSWFDAGARVIGGCCRTTPAHIRAVTDEIMRFQSR
- a CDS encoding transposase — encoded protein: MGRYKKYTEEFKRDVLAMVAEKTRTIAQIERDLDLTPGLIYKWQRYRVQDERLELSEARAEQAELRRLKRELEIVKQERDILKKAIQVFSRGEL
- a CDS encoding phosphotransferase, with product MDRVRARAQALPTAPLPAHVTAQIPHDTFDPVWRDKVAALLNALDWWPLDDPVTYGLADLLRERQPQIEALISHARVLAGHLRSHPLPLIVCHGDIHVGNVLITPDGTLYLVDWDTLIRAPKERDLMFVGAGLGSSDPIGPDEQAALFYEGYGSTDVDTSALAYYRCERIVEDIAAYCEQILLTLPDNADRANGLAQLAGQFTPEVSWTSRWRRPNGPPVCG
- the mdh gene encoding malate dehydrogenase; amino-acid sequence: MALGRSKITVVGAGNVGASVAMWITEEELGDVVLVDIIEGAAKGKALDLLEAGPVNKFDIRITGSGGYEETANSDVVVITAGVPRKKDPVTGKFPSRDELVKTNQEIVGSVAREVAKYSPNAIVIVVSNPLDAMCHVVLKETGFPSNRVIGMAGALDTARYKTFIAEALSVSVRDVHGIVLGGHGDEMVPLPRHTSIAGIPVRELLAEDKLQAIIERTRKGGGEIVGLLGYSGYYAPAAGVVEMVASIVKDQKRIIPSAVLLSGQYGYNDLYIGVPAVLGSTGVEKVIEMQLDDAEKAMLDKSAKAVADVVGVLGY